The following coding sequences are from one Lysinibacillus sp. FSL W8-0992 window:
- a CDS encoding LysR family transcriptional regulator, with the protein MDYKWIKTFIVAAKSCNFRMAAEELHVSQPSITVHIHQLEEFLNVSLFHREKNRVQLTEAGQLFLTEALQIMQQWEKSIERFQLVTKGIKEKIIIAMTPLMVETILPHIIYQFINEHPTIEISILVEESSKIEELIHNGKAHIGISLFPTRYRHWCQELLVDSPLELVIPLDAFDDETGAYIDYEELFQTYTLFTHHHPTIWEDLLHQINHKYVYTKQVSISQSYVVKRLIKDGLGMSFLPRMIVRRERMEGRFNIVPFTEFVLPSVPVYLFYKDSVQVPQKLLQLFMTRDYL; encoded by the coding sequence GTGGATTATAAATGGATAAAAACGTTTATTGTAGCAGCCAAGTCCTGTAATTTTCGAATGGCTGCTGAAGAATTACATGTATCACAACCGAGTATTACAGTACATATTCATCAGCTAGAAGAGTTTCTGAATGTCTCGTTATTTCATCGAGAAAAGAATCGCGTGCAATTAACGGAGGCAGGGCAGTTATTTTTAACGGAAGCGTTGCAAATCATGCAACAGTGGGAAAAAAGTATCGAGCGCTTTCAATTAGTGACGAAAGGCATTAAAGAAAAAATCATCATTGCGATGACACCGTTAATGGTGGAAACGATTTTACCACATATAATTTACCAGTTTATAAATGAACATCCGACAATTGAAATTTCAATTCTTGTAGAGGAATCATCCAAAATAGAGGAATTAATTCATAATGGCAAAGCACATATCGGTATTTCTTTATTTCCAACCCGCTATCGACATTGGTGTCAAGAACTGCTAGTAGACAGTCCGTTAGAATTAGTCATTCCGTTAGATGCATTTGATGACGAAACTGGCGCTTATATTGATTATGAAGAATTATTCCAAACATATACACTATTTACTCATCACCATCCAACTATTTGGGAGGATTTATTACACCAAATTAATCATAAATATGTCTATACAAAACAAGTGTCGATTTCACAATCGTATGTTGTAAAACGATTAATCAAGGATGGTTTAGGTATGTCATTTTTACCTCGAATGATTGTTAGAAGAGAGCGAATGGAGGGGCGCTTTAATATTGTACCTTTTACAGAGTTTGTATTACCTAGCGTCCCTGTCTACCTTTTTTACAAAGATTCCGTCCAAGTTCCACAAAAATTATTACAATTATTTATGACTAGGGACTATTTATAG
- a CDS encoding metallophosphoesterase family protein, whose protein sequence is MKMAVIADIHGNKDALQAVLTDIHRRGIETIYNLGDSLYGPLYPIETYDLLVESKVKSIMGNCDRMLLENAQNATVRYVQNLLGNMHRQWITNLPAVIETDDVYFCHGTPSSDETYMLENIGANGATLKKTEEIMEYVQDIKQEIICCAHTHIPRVVYLPNNKIIINPGSVGLSAYEEELPIYHKMESGSPFANYTIVSKEQKHWLIEQVLIGYDRQGVINKSKENGRLDWTCALETGRM, encoded by the coding sequence ATGAAAATGGCAGTTATTGCGGATATTCACGGTAATAAGGACGCATTACAAGCTGTCCTTACGGATATTCACAGAAGGGGAATTGAAACAATCTATAATTTAGGGGATAGTTTGTATGGTCCATTATATCCGATAGAAACATACGACTTGCTAGTAGAGTCGAAGGTCAAAAGTATAATGGGAAATTGCGATAGAATGTTACTAGAAAATGCACAAAATGCAACAGTACGTTATGTACAAAATTTATTAGGGAACATGCATCGTCAATGGATAACGAATTTACCTGCAGTGATTGAAACAGATGATGTTTATTTTTGTCATGGGACACCTTCAAGTGATGAAACATATATGTTAGAAAACATCGGAGCTAATGGTGCTACGTTGAAAAAAACTGAAGAAATTATGGAATATGTGCAGGATATTAAACAAGAAATTATCTGTTGTGCACATACCCATATTCCAAGAGTAGTCTACCTTCCAAATAATAAAATAATTATTAACCCTGGCAGCGTTGGACTCTCAGCTTATGAAGAGGAGTTACCAATCTATCACAAAATGGAGTCGGGTTCGCCATTCGCTAATTACACAATCGTTAGTAAAGAACAAAAGCATTGGCTAATTGAGCAAGTACTTATTGGCTATGATCGGCAAGGGGTCATCAACAAAAGTAAAGAAAATGGACGTTTGGATTGGACCTGTGCATTAGAAACTGGGAGAATGTAG
- a CDS encoding DUF1450 domain-containing protein, with protein MAFSLFKKNKKPQQMTNRVEFCITNLSLGAADAYDVLAERSDIEIEESGCTSHCEICEQGIFAIVNGEIITASDAPSLVQAVDEEIKQNPLF; from the coding sequence ATGGCATTTTCATTGTTTAAGAAAAATAAAAAGCCTCAGCAAATGACCAATAGAGTTGAGTTTTGCATAACAAATTTATCGCTCGGTGCAGCTGATGCCTACGATGTTTTAGCAGAGCGATCAGATATAGAAATAGAAGAATCAGGTTGTACTTCCCACTGTGAAATTTGCGAGCAGGGCATTTTTGCAATTGTTAATGGCGAGATTATTACGGCATCTGACGCACCTTCACTAGTACAAGCGGTTGATGAAGAAATCAAGCAAAATCCGCTTTTTTAA
- the namA gene encoding NADPH dehydrogenase NamA, which translates to MTKLFEPYQLQTISLKNRIVMAPMCMYSAKDDGFVTPFHLVHYATRAAGQIGLILLEATAVVPEGRISSNDLGIWDDAHIEGLQQLVTNMQAYGAKTGIQLAHAGRKATVDGEIFGPSAIAFSDDYKTPSEMTLNDIEYVIEAFKKAAVRARQAGFDVLEIHGAHGYLISEFLSPATNKRSDLYGGSQENRYRLLRQVIDAIRSVWEGPLLVRVSAEDYAQDGTTMEDFIVFSRWMKTQGVDLVDVSTGGVVQAHIHPFPGYQVPHAETIKLGANIPTGAVGLITTAQHAEEILQNNRADLIFLGRVLLRDPYWPLHAAKELGEKIEPPVQYVRGW; encoded by the coding sequence AGGATGACGGGTTTGTTACACCTTTCCACCTTGTACATTATGCAACACGTGCCGCTGGACAAATTGGGTTAATACTATTGGAGGCTACTGCTGTAGTACCCGAGGGGCGAATCTCTAGCAACGACCTTGGTATTTGGGATGACGCGCATATCGAAGGTTTACAACAATTAGTAACAAATATGCAAGCTTACGGAGCTAAAACAGGCATTCAGCTTGCCCATGCAGGACGGAAAGCGACTGTAGATGGTGAAATTTTTGGTCCTTCAGCCATTGCTTTTAGTGATGATTATAAAACACCGTCTGAAATGACACTTAATGATATTGAATATGTCATTGAAGCCTTTAAAAAAGCTGCCGTTCGCGCCCGTCAAGCAGGTTTTGATGTGCTTGAGATTCACGGTGCACACGGCTATTTAATTAGTGAATTTTTGTCACCGGCTACGAATAAACGAAGTGATCTATACGGTGGTTCTCAGGAAAATCGCTATCGCTTGCTACGTCAAGTAATTGATGCAATTCGAAGCGTTTGGGAAGGCCCTTTACTCGTTCGTGTTTCTGCGGAAGACTACGCACAAGATGGCACAACGATGGAGGACTTTATCGTCTTTAGTCGTTGGATGAAAACGCAGGGCGTAGATTTAGTCGATGTCTCAACTGGCGGTGTCGTACAGGCACATATTCATCCGTTCCCTGGCTATCAAGTGCCACATGCTGAAACGATAAAACTTGGGGCAAATATTCCTACTGGTGCAGTTGGTTTAATTACAACAGCGCAGCATGCAGAAGAAATATTGCAAAATAATCGCGCTGATTTAATTTTCTTAGGTCGTGTTTTATTACGTGATCCTTATTGGCCACTCCATGCTGCAAAGGAACTTGGCGAAAAAATCGAACCACCTGTGCAATATGTTCGTGGTTGGTAA